The sequence ACATTCGCCTCTCAGACTGAACCGGCGGTAAGTCACTTCAATCCCATTGAACCGTTTAATACGGGTCTGTACGTCATCCGTGAACAGGATAAAACCCAGGTCAATCCTGGCGATGCGTTGCAATACCGCATTACCGTGGAAAACACCACCAACCTGGCGATAAACAACATCCAGCTCAGCGAGCTGCTACCAGCGGGATTTCACTACGAAACGGCCTCAGCAAAATTCAATGGCAACCTGATTGTTCCTGATATTTCCAGCAACGGTCGTCAGCTTCATTTCAATCTGGGGACACTAGCTGAAAAAACTCAAGCGCATATCGATTACGTTGTTTCCATTGGCGCCATACACAGCGGAAACTATCTCAGCCAAAGCCAAGCTACAGGCAACAGTGGCAGCATTCAATCCAATATTTCCAAATTGAATGTCACGCTGATTGATGAACTCATGATGGACAAAGCCGTCATTATCGGCCAGGTACACGTACAGGGCAGCAACACGTCAAAAGATACCACTGCAACACTCAAAGGCATTCGTTTTTACATGGAAGACGGCCGTTATGCATTAACGGACGACAAAGGTTTTTTCCATTTCGATCACGTCACACCAGGCAGCCACGTTGTACAACTGGACACAACAACATTACCCGCAGGCTACTCCCTGGTAACGGATGACCTAACCACTCGCCACACAGGCAATGCCGAATCAGAATTGATCGACCTGCAAGAAGGAACGATATGGCGAACCGACTTCAGCATACAGAAAATTCATGACTCAGCATTACCTCAGGAGAAATTAAAAATAACGGAGACTGTCACCGCTGACACCTTCAATCATTCGTGGTTGGCTGATAAAAATGATCAACCTGAATGGTTATTTCCCATACTCAATACTCTGCCCGCAGCGCCTGGCATCGATGTTGTCATCAAACATGGCACTCAACAAACTGTCACTCTCACGCTCAATGGCAAACAGGTTTCAGCGAACAATATTGTCAGCACCATCTCAAACAACAACGGCGCTACCATTACCCGCTGGCAAGGAATCAATCTGGCTGATGGCAGCAACACACTGCAAGCCATCATTTACCAGAATGATCGTGAAATTTCGCGATTAAATTTGATCACCCATCTCTCAACCGCAGCAACCCAAGCCCGCGTGATCAAGGAAAAATCCACGCTATTGGCCGATGGTATAACTCAACCGGTTATCGCAATTCGGTTGACAGACAAAGACGGCTTTCCCGTGCGTCCAGGCAGCAGCGGGGACTATCGACTGGGCCAACCCTATCTGCCGGTACGTGACGACCTGGAATCGCTGGCCAACATGCCTGGCTCTCCCAGCGTACGAGACAAATACACCGTCGGTGACGACGGCATTGCCTACATCAAACTGCAACCCACCACCCATGCCGAAAATGTGAATATCTCGCTCATGCTGGCCAACAACCAGGCAACGCTCGTGGAAGCAAAACTGCACAGTGTCCCTCGCGAATGGATTATTGTCGGCCTCAGCGAAGGTAGTGCAGGCTACCACCAGATTCAACGTCATGTTGAGCCACTGAATGGATCATCATCCGAACACGACCTCTACAGTGATGGTCGTGTTGCCTTTTCGCTCGAGGAAAAATCAAGGGTGAATGGCTGATGACCATGGCTTATGACAGCAACAAACAATCGATCAATACCACAACCAACAACCTGTTTCAGGAGTTCAATCCAAGCAGCTATTACACCATCTATGGTGACAGCGCCTACAACGGCCACGATGCGCCTAGCAGCGATAAAATTTATCTAAAACTGGAAAAAGAAGACTATTACGTCCTGTTTGGCGATTACAACACCGGCATGAACAAAACAGAACTCACCAAATACGATCGCACGTTTACTGGCATCAAATCCCGTTACCAACGCGACGGCGTCGACATCATTGTGTTTAGCAGCGACACCGATCAGATATTTTTAAAACAACAAATTCGTGGTGAGGGTCACAGCGGCCCCTATCGCTTACAAGGAAAAAATATTGCTCTTAACAGCGAGCGTATCACCCTGGAAGTACGCGACCGCTACCGCAGCGAAATCGTGTTGGAAACCCACACACTGACGCGTTACGCCGACTATGACATCAACTACATGGATGGTACGCTTACTTTCCGTGAGCCCGTGTTCAGCGTCAATCCAGATCTCAATCCACAATTCATCATTGTCCGCTACGAATCCATTGATAGCAGCCAAGGCGGAAATATCACTGGTGGCCGTAGCGAAAAACAAGTCAGTGACAACACCCGAATCGGTATCAGCTTCGTCAATGAAGATTACGTCGGCGAAAAATCAACGCTTTATGGCGTGGACATCCAACAACGCATCAGCGAAAACACCCGCCTGCGACTGGAGTCAGCCAATATTTACAGTGAAGAAATTTTTATGTCGCGAAATAAGGATGCTGCAAACTACGTTGAGTTAAATCATCAAAGCAGCCGCTGGAATATCCGCACTTACGCTCGCACCCAAGACGATGGCTTTGGCCTGGGACAGGCCGATATCAGCGAAAATGCCACTAAAAAAGCGGGCATCGACAGCAATTATCGCGCGACAGAAAGAATCAACATCAACACCCAGGCAAATTATCAACAACTCACTCTCTCCCAGGCAGAGCGTTCATTGATCCAAACCGAAGGACAATACCGCTTCACCGGTGGTCATGCCAGTCTGGGCGCGCGCGCAGTTCAGGAATTACCCGCCGACGGCCAGGTGCTGGACACACAGCAAATCACCTCGGGTATTCGCAAAGAATTATTCGACAATAAAATCGCCGTCAAACTTAACCACGATCACAATCTGGGTGACAACAACATCGACTATCCGAACAAAACAGTGAGCGGCATTGATTACAATTTCAGCCGAACCACCACCTTGTTCGTTGAACATGAACTGGCTGACAGCGAGCTTCGCAGCACCCAAAGCACCTTGATCGGTGTCAAAACCTCACCATGGAAAGGCGGCGAAATTTACACTGGCATTCGCCAGCGTCAGGACAACACC comes from Gammaproteobacteria bacterium and encodes:
- a CDS encoding DUF11 domain-containing protein, giving the protein TFASQTEPAVSHFNPIEPFNTGLYVIREQDKTQVNPGDALQYRITVENTTNLAINNIQLSELLPAGFHYETASAKFNGNLIVPDISSNGRQLHFNLGTLAEKTQAHIDYVVSIGAIHSGNYLSQSQATGNSGSIQSNISKLNVTLIDELMMDKAVIIGQVHVQGSNTSKDTTATLKGIRFYMEDGRYALTDDKGFFHFDHVTPGSHVVQLDTTTLPAGYSLVTDDLTTRHTGNAESELIDLQEGTIWRTDFSIQKIHDSALPQEKLKITETVTADTFNHSWLADKNDQPEWLFPILNTLPAAPGIDVVIKHGTQQTVTLTLNGKQVSANNIVSTISNNNGATITRWQGINLADGSNTLQAIIYQNDREISRLNLITHLSTAATQARVIKEKSTLLADGITQPVIAIRLTDKDGFPVRPGSSGDYRLGQPYLPVRDDLESLANMPGSPSVRDKYTVGDDGIAYIKLQPTTHAENVNISLMLANNQATLVEAKLHSVPREWIIVGLSEGSAGYHQIQRHVEPLNGSSSEHDLYSDGRVAFSLEEKSRVNG